A genomic segment from uncultured Erythrobacter sp. encodes:
- a CDS encoding DUF1826 domain-containing protein codes for MSRISGSPEVLHAIGEPDCNLAIWQRARFADFAPLVQGTPEDLRFTCDVAGLPAQLAKGLKQGGFGGSAALHRALVEDAARLAELFCTAMDLATLELRLEVVRTDSCRKFHADYVTARLITTYVGAGTDWLDEDDTARVAAGETPRRISRLAPFDIGLFKGKLATDRPAIHRSPPIAGTGTARLLLVLNPASKSIGDGTDSGLSQPPHLA; via the coding sequence ATGTCCCGTATTTCCGGAAGTCCCGAGGTGCTGCACGCTATCGGGGAGCCCGACTGCAACCTTGCGATCTGGCAGCGCGCACGCTTCGCGGACTTTGCACCGCTGGTCCAAGGCACGCCGGAAGACCTGCGCTTCACCTGCGATGTGGCAGGCCTGCCTGCGCAGCTGGCCAAGGGTTTGAAGCAAGGCGGGTTTGGCGGCAGCGCAGCCCTGCACCGCGCGCTGGTTGAGGACGCCGCCCGGCTCGCCGAGCTGTTCTGCACCGCGATGGACCTCGCCACGCTGGAACTGCGGCTTGAAGTCGTGCGCACCGATTCCTGCCGCAAGTTCCACGCCGACTACGTCACCGCTCGTCTGATCACGACCTATGTCGGCGCGGGCACCGATTGGCTGGACGAGGATGATACCGCCCGCGTCGCCGCAGGCGAAACGCCCCGGCGTATTAGCCGCCTCGCCCCCTTCGATATCGGGCTGTTCAAAGGCAAGCTCGCGACTGATCGGCCCGCAATCCACCGCTCACCGCCGATAGCCGGGACGGGCACCGCGCGGCTGCTGCTGGTCCTCAACCCGGCAAGCAAGTCAATCGGAGATGGAACCGATTCGGGTCTTTCGCAGCCTCCGCATCTGGCCTAA
- a CDS encoding S46 family peptidase, which translates to MKKFLLAGVSALMIAAPAAVQADEGMWLPSQTSAIADAMKAAGLELDAKTLGDLQRPPLTAIASLGGCSAAFLSPEGLVATNHHCVAGSLQYNSSPENDYLTNGFLAATLADELPAAPGSRVYVIEDLRDVSAAMLKGADKLEGRARFDRLQANRTALIEACEKQANRRCDVRAYFGGQQYWLQQQLEIKDVRLVYAPAGGVGNFGGEKDNWMWPRHTGDFSFYRAYVAPDGSSAAFSKDNVPFKPKAWLPIAKDGVKEGDFIMVAGFPGTTERLRTAEEARFYYEELYPYQQAMLAEYGDMIDALTAGNQAATIAYAATLQGVENYEKKIAGQMAGADAISLVEKKQAEEAGFRAWIKADPKREAQYGAALAELDTLIATSNSEALADAKRGMLGRGQLYSAARSLYRWANEQAKPDKQREPGYQERDRAFMTQGMQRIERRYVAEIDKAIWEDGIAEYRTLPAEQRSASFDAFMEGRDLAAFYAATELGNTAKRMEWMGKTPADFKASSDPFIQLAVATYDEAMAKEAEEKARSGEVQKARSKVMEARLAYSASQGKTMYPDANGSLRFTYGKVTGKAVDGQVWSPFTTAEGIVAKHTGRGEFDAPDKMVELIKAKDYGRWAAPELGTLPVDFLSTVDITNGNSGSSTLNARGEFVGLAFDGTIEGVVSDWMYDPKINRTIHVDSRFMLWTMEKVDGADRLLKEMGVTAE; encoded by the coding sequence ATGAAGAAGTTCCTGCTCGCCGGGGTCTCCGCCCTGATGATTGCCGCTCCCGCTGCTGTCCAAGCCGACGAAGGCATGTGGCTGCCGAGCCAGACCAGCGCCATCGCCGACGCCATGAAAGCCGCAGGGCTTGAACTCGACGCCAAGACCCTAGGCGATCTGCAACGCCCGCCGCTGACCGCGATTGCCTCGCTCGGCGGTTGTTCGGCGGCGTTCCTGTCGCCCGAAGGTCTGGTTGCGACCAACCACCACTGCGTTGCCGGATCGCTCCAGTACAATTCCTCGCCCGAGAATGATTACCTCACCAACGGCTTCCTCGCCGCTACGCTGGCCGACGAACTGCCCGCAGCGCCCGGCAGCCGCGTCTATGTGATCGAGGATCTGCGCGATGTGTCCGCCGCCATGCTCAAGGGCGCGGACAAACTGGAAGGCCGCGCCCGGTTTGACCGGCTGCAGGCCAACCGCACCGCGTTGATCGAAGCGTGCGAAAAGCAGGCCAACCGCCGCTGCGATGTGCGCGCCTATTTCGGCGGGCAGCAATACTGGCTCCAGCAGCAGCTCGAGATCAAGGACGTGCGGCTGGTTTACGCGCCCGCAGGCGGCGTCGGCAATTTCGGCGGCGAGAAGGATAACTGGATGTGGCCGCGTCACACCGGCGATTTCTCGTTCTACCGCGCCTATGTCGCGCCCGATGGCTCGTCTGCTGCATTCAGCAAGGACAACGTGCCGTTCAAGCCCAAGGCCTGGCTGCCGATCGCCAAGGACGGCGTGAAGGAAGGCGATTTCATCATGGTCGCCGGCTTCCCCGGCACCACCGAGCGCCTGCGCACGGCTGAGGAAGCGCGCTTCTATTACGAGGAACTCTATCCCTATCAGCAGGCGATGCTGGCCGAATATGGCGACATGATCGATGCGCTGACCGCAGGCAATCAGGCAGCGACCATTGCCTACGCCGCCACGCTTCAGGGCGTGGAGAACTACGAAAAGAAGATCGCTGGCCAGATGGCCGGGGCCGATGCCATCTCGCTGGTCGAAAAGAAGCAGGCCGAAGAAGCCGGCTTCCGCGCGTGGATCAAGGCTGACCCAAAGCGCGAGGCGCAGTACGGCGCAGCGCTGGCAGAACTCGACACGCTGATCGCGACCAGCAATTCCGAAGCGCTGGCCGATGCCAAGCGCGGGATGCTCGGCCGCGGGCAGCTTTATAGTGCGGCCCGCTCGCTCTATCGCTGGGCCAACGAACAGGCCAAGCCCGACAAGCAGCGCGAACCCGGCTATCAGGAACGTGACCGCGCCTTCATGACGCAGGGGATGCAGCGGATCGAGCGGCGCTACGTGGCCGAGATCGACAAGGCGATCTGGGAAGACGGCATCGCCGAATACCGCACCCTGCCCGCCGAACAGCGCAGCGCCAGCTTCGATGCCTTCATGGAAGGCCGCGACCTCGCCGCGTTCTATGCCGCGACTGAACTCGGCAACACCGCCAAGCGGATGGAGTGGATGGGCAAGACCCCCGCCGACTTCAAGGCCTCGAGCGATCCCTTCATCCAGCTGGCGGTCGCCACCTATGACGAAGCGATGGCCAAAGAAGCTGAAGAAAAAGCCCGCTCGGGCGAGGTGCAGAAGGCCCGTTCCAAGGTCATGGAAGCGCGCCTGGCCTATTCCGCATCGCAGGGCAAGACGATGTATCCGGACGCCAACGGCTCGCTGCGTTTCACCTATGGCAAGGTGACCGGCAAGGCGGTTGACGGGCAGGTCTGGTCGCCCTTCACCACCGCCGAGGGCATCGTCGCCAAGCACACCGGCCGCGGCGAATTCGATGCGCCGGACAAGATGGTGGAGCTGATCAAGGCGAAGGATTACGGCCGCTGGGCCGCGCCGGAGCTCGGCACGCTGCCGGTCGATTTCCTCTCCACCGTGGACATCACCAACGGCAACTCGGGCTCCTCGACGCTCAATGCGCGCGGCGAGTTTGTGGGCCTTGCGTTTGATGGCACGATCGAAGGCGTTGTGTCGGACTGGATGTATGATCCCAAGATCAACCGCACGATCCATGTCGACAGCCGCTTCATGCTGTGGACCATGGAAAAGGTCGACGGCGCGGACCGCCTGCTCAAGGAAATGGGCGTCACCGCTGAGTAA
- a CDS encoding glucokinase, whose amino-acid sequence MMHEVVVVDIGGTHARFAIARIGDDGAIALDAPDTLHTADHASFQTAWQHFRELRGGTLPAAVSMAIAGPVGSPGNPNPVIRFTNNPWIIRPALINEKLEVERFTLVNDFAAVAHAVARADDSQFLHLAGPETPLGSEGTISVLGPGTGLGVAHLWRSGSQYRVQATEGGHIDFAPLDSIEDAILARLRSRHNRVSVERVVSGPAIVDIYEALAALEGRSVPELDAITIWGLGTSGEDSLAAAAVDRFCLSLGSAAGDLALAQGGFAGVVIAGGLGYRIRDTLLTSGFAARFKAKGRFESLMANIPVKLIVHPQPGLFGAAAAFASEHA is encoded by the coding sequence ATGATGCACGAAGTGGTGGTGGTCGACATCGGCGGCACCCATGCCCGGTTCGCGATTGCCCGCATCGGCGATGACGGGGCTATCGCACTTGATGCACCAGACACGCTCCACACCGCCGATCACGCCAGCTTCCAGACGGCATGGCAGCATTTCCGCGAATTGCGCGGCGGCACCCTGCCTGCGGCCGTCAGCATGGCGATTGCAGGGCCAGTCGGCAGCCCCGGCAACCCCAATCCGGTGATCCGCTTTACCAACAATCCGTGGATCATCCGCCCGGCGCTCATCAACGAGAAGCTTGAGGTGGAGCGCTTCACCCTCGTCAATGATTTCGCCGCAGTCGCCCATGCGGTCGCGCGGGCCGATGACAGCCAGTTCCTGCACCTCGCGGGGCCTGAAACGCCGCTGGGGAGCGAAGGCACGATCAGCGTGCTCGGCCCCGGCACCGGCCTCGGCGTCGCGCATCTGTGGCGCTCGGGCAGCCAGTACCGCGTGCAGGCGACTGAGGGCGGGCATATCGACTTTGCCCCACTGGACAGCATCGAGGACGCGATCCTCGCCCGGTTGCGCAGCCGCCACAACCGCGTCTCGGTGGAGCGCGTGGTGTCCGGCCCCGCGATCGTCGACATCTATGAAGCGCTCGCCGCGCTGGAAGGCCGCAGCGTGCCCGAACTTGATGCAATCACCATCTGGGGACTTGGCACCAGCGGCGAAGACAGCCTTGCCGCCGCCGCTGTCGACCGGTTCTGCCTGTCGCTAGGGTCAGCTGCGGGCGATCTCGCCCTGGCGCAGGGTGGCTTTGCCGGTGTGGTGATCGCAGGCGGCCTTGGCTACCGCATCCGGGACACGCTGCTGACCTCGGGCTTTGCCGCGCGGTTCAAGGCCAAGGGGCGGTTTGAAAGCCTGATGGCGAATATCCCGGTCAAGCTGATCGTCCACCCGCAGCCCGGCCTGTTCGGAGCAGCGGCGGCCTTCGCTTCCGAACACGCATGA
- a CDS encoding phosphoenolpyruvate carboxylase gives MKTIAALEARLGELHQRTRETPLFNPVFQLSLDLSRALEGDDLTLDDLTALVAELECDGLKARAGKLRTLLAPPQQPSPLAGEDEDFEAFAARWERPQLHAVFTAHPTFLLAPAQAEAVAAAASGDDDAAACAVPSTRTAVTLDHEHRAAMDAMARAQDARDVIVARLLEEARSRWPQDWRALRPMPFRFASWVGYDMDGRTDIGWHTSIAFRLQEKAERLARYTASLEAIDAAHPLLAALTPAAAFAVARAEDFAADLSSAEALAAAANRLTTHSADNLLSLTPLIAALEAEAETADPTRAVRLFTLAAAMRADGLGMGWIHFRVNAKQLHNAIRRRLADDEAIDLASKGAIATLRRMVEEARPLRTNFAALATESSTAIRQFLAMAQILKHIDADAPIRMLVAECEQPATVLAALYFAKLFGVEDKVDVSPLFETETALEHGGRFLDALLAEPAYRAYARTRGRVAVQTGFSDAGRFVGQVPAALAIERLQGRLAEAMAANGLSDIAALVFNTHGESMGRGAHPASFRDRLEWPLSPWARRRFARAGVRLEPEVSFQGGDGYLFFATPELALATLTRIAELRPAETDLAAPADPFYHRTDISLDFYRAVKEHQGDHLASRTYARAVTAFGLGLLNPTGSRVSRRQSDINADREMSLRQIRAIPHNAILQQLGYPVNVIAGIGSAADSNREEIAALLTDSPRGSQILRLVRSANALASIKTVAAFGELFNSAYWASRTYRGTEDHLAGSCAALAEYLVGDDRTGVFRRLASRLRIDAIKLHRLTDLLPDEAPSEAREHVRRRIGVLQALRLALLQHMFLKAVAVPAFSRANDISRRDVIEMVMTLRVEEALAQLRRAFPVRIPGPRDFPLDEPSDYPDGGEEGYGAIERDFMTPIARAQELSLRISTAIANEFGAHG, from the coding sequence ATGAAGACGATAGCCGCCCTCGAAGCCCGGCTGGGCGAGTTGCACCAGCGCACGCGCGAAACACCGCTGTTCAACCCGGTGTTCCAGCTCTCGCTCGACCTGTCGCGCGCGCTTGAGGGGGATGATCTGACCCTCGATGATTTGACCGCACTGGTGGCAGAACTGGAATGCGACGGGCTGAAAGCGCGCGCGGGCAAGCTGCGCACGTTGCTCGCCCCGCCGCAGCAGCCTTCTCCGCTGGCGGGCGAAGACGAGGATTTTGAAGCCTTCGCGGCGCGTTGGGAACGCCCGCAGCTCCACGCCGTGTTCACCGCGCACCCGACCTTCCTGCTCGCGCCAGCACAGGCCGAGGCGGTCGCCGCTGCGGCATCGGGCGATGATGACGCAGCCGCCTGCGCCGTGCCATCCACCCGCACCGCCGTGACGCTCGATCATGAACACCGCGCCGCGATGGACGCTATGGCCCGCGCGCAAGACGCCCGCGATGTGATCGTTGCCCGCTTGCTGGAGGAAGCGCGCAGCCGCTGGCCGCAGGATTGGCGCGCGCTGCGCCCGATGCCGTTCCGCTTTGCCAGCTGGGTCGGCTACGACATGGATGGGCGCACCGATATCGGCTGGCATACCTCGATCGCCTTCCGGCTACAGGAAAAGGCCGAGCGGCTGGCGCGTTATACCGCCAGCCTGGAAGCGATTGATGCAGCCCATCCGCTGCTCGCCGCTCTCACGCCTGCCGCCGCCTTCGCCGTCGCGCGGGCCGAGGACTTTGCTGCCGATCTGTCGAGCGCGGAGGCCCTTGCCGCCGCTGCCAACCGCCTGACCACGCACAGCGCTGACAACCTGCTGTCGCTGACGCCGCTGATCGCTGCGCTGGAAGCCGAGGCCGAGACAGCCGATCCCACCCGCGCCGTCCGCCTGTTCACCCTTGCTGCTGCGATGCGCGCGGACGGGCTGGGCATGGGCTGGATCCACTTCCGGGTGAACGCCAAACAGCTCCACAACGCCATCCGCCGCCGTCTCGCCGATGACGAGGCGATCGACCTCGCCAGCAAGGGCGCGATTGCCACTCTGCGCAGGATGGTGGAGGAAGCCCGCCCGCTGCGCACCAATTTTGCCGCCCTCGCGACCGAAAGCTCGACCGCGATCCGGCAGTTCCTCGCGATGGCGCAAATCCTCAAGCATATCGATGCAGACGCGCCGATCCGGATGCTGGTGGCTGAATGCGAACAGCCCGCCACGGTGCTCGCCGCGCTCTATTTCGCCAAGCTGTTCGGGGTGGAGGACAAGGTCGATGTCTCGCCCCTGTTTGAGACCGAGACCGCGCTGGAGCACGGCGGACGCTTCCTCGACGCCCTTTTGGCCGAGCCTGCCTATCGCGCCTACGCCCGGACGCGCGGCCGGGTGGCGGTGCAGACCGGGTTCTCCGATGCGGGGCGCTTCGTGGGGCAAGTCCCGGCCGCCCTCGCCATCGAGCGCCTGCAAGGCCGCCTCGCCGAGGCGATGGCCGCCAACGGCCTGTCAGACATCGCCGCGCTGGTGTTCAACACCCACGGCGAGAGCATGGGCCGCGGGGCGCATCCGGCGTCGTTTCGCGACCGCCTCGAATGGCCGCTTTCCCCCTGGGCGCGGCGGCGGTTTGCGCGGGCGGGCGTCCGGCTGGAGCCCGAGGTCAGCTTTCAGGGCGGCGACGGCTACCTGTTTTTCGCCACGCCCGAACTGGCGCTCGCCACCCTCACCCGCATCGCCGAACTGCGCCCGGCGGAGACCGACCTCGCCGCGCCGGCCGACCCGTTCTACCACCGCACCGATATCAGCCTCGATTTCTACCGTGCGGTGAAGGAGCATCAGGGCGATCATCTGGCCAGCCGCACCTATGCCCGCGCGGTGACCGCCTTCGGCCTCGGCCTGCTCAACCCCACCGGCAGCCGGGTGTCGCGCCGCCAATCCGACATCAACGCCGACCGCGAGATGAGCCTGCGACAGATCCGCGCCATCCCGCACAACGCGATCCTCCAGCAGCTCGGCTACCCGGTCAATGTCATCGCCGGGATCGGCAGCGCCGCCGACAGCAACCGCGAGGAAATCGCCGCGCTGCTGACCGATAGCCCGCGCGGGAGCCAGATCCTGCGGCTGGTGCGCTCCGCCAATGCGCTCGCCAGCATCAAAACCGTGGCGGCTTTTGGCGAGCTGTTCAACTCGGCCTATTGGGCCAGCCGCACCTATCGCGGGACCGAGGATCACCTTGCGGGAAGCTGCGCCGCGCTGGCGGAATATCTCGTCGGCGATGACCGGACGGGGGTGTTCCGGCGCCTCGCCTCACGCCTCAGGATCGATGCGATCAAGCTGCACCGGCTGACCGATCTGCTACCGGATGAAGCGCCGAGCGAAGCCCGTGAACACGTGCGCCGCCGCATCGGGGTGCTTCAGGCGCTGCGGCTGGCGCTGCTCCAGCATATGTTCCTGAAAGCAGTGGCCGTCCCCGCCTTCAGCCGCGCCAACGACATCAGCCGCCGCGATGTGATCGAGATGGTCATGACCTTGCGCGTCGAGGAAGCCCTCGCGCAGCTGCGCCGTGCCTTCCCGGTGCGGATACCCGGCCCGCGTGACTTCCCTTTGGATGAGCCAAGCGATTACCCCGATGGCGGCGAGGAAGGCTACGGCGCGATCGAGCGTGACTTCATGACGCCCATCGCCCGCGCGCAGGAATTGAGCCTCAGGATCAGTACCGCGATTGCCAACGAATTTGGCGCGCACGGGTAG
- a CDS encoding substrate-binding domain-containing protein produces MSGGSRRRPTSFDVAERAGVSQPTVSRALSGSPAIAEATRRKVIEAAEALGYFVDERAARLRRGSTGTLAVVVICREGDNAASINPFAYALLGSVCVAASERGFETLVSFQARPEDFFGHYQEQGRADGLVVIGTTTNAPAWEHFRALDGDGRKVAYWGSPFDELDWVRSDNRAAGRLAVEHLLAAGYRRPCFLGALNTPQVQFTERYEGYAEAMRAAGLEPCLAPTVNAPTREEEGRRAARRLIERGEDIDAVFAACDAMALGALEAFAAADIAIPQSMGVMGFDDLVAGRFSRPPLTTIAPDPAEAGVALVEAVLDEGEAARRRVPVKLVARGSTLR; encoded by the coding sequence ATGAGCGGGGGATCACGCAGACGGCCGACATCGTTCGATGTGGCGGAGCGGGCAGGCGTTAGCCAGCCGACCGTCAGCCGCGCGCTGTCCGGCTCGCCCGCCATTGCCGAAGCTACCCGCCGCAAGGTGATTGAGGCGGCCGAGGCGCTCGGTTACTTCGTCGATGAACGCGCCGCGCGGCTGCGCCGGGGATCGACCGGGACGCTTGCGGTGGTGGTGATCTGCCGCGAGGGCGACAATGCCGCCAGCATCAATCCCTTCGCCTATGCGCTGCTCGGGAGCGTGTGCGTCGCGGCGTCCGAACGCGGGTTCGAGACGCTCGTGTCGTTCCAGGCGCGCCCCGAGGATTTCTTTGGCCATTACCAGGAACAGGGCCGGGCCGATGGCCTCGTGGTGATCGGCACAACCACCAATGCACCCGCTTGGGAGCATTTCCGCGCGCTCGATGGCGATGGGCGCAAGGTGGCCTATTGGGGATCGCCTTTCGATGAGCTGGACTGGGTGCGCTCGGACAACCGCGCGGCAGGGCGGCTAGCGGTCGAGCACCTGCTCGCCGCCGGATACCGCCGCCCGTGCTTCCTCGGCGCGCTGAACACGCCGCAGGTGCAATTCACCGAACGCTACGAAGGCTATGCCGAGGCGATGCGTGCCGCCGGGCTTGAGCCGTGTCTGGCCCCCACCGTCAACGCCCCCACCCGCGAAGAGGAGGGCCGCCGCGCCGCGCGCCGCCTGATCGAACGGGGGGAGGATATCGACGCCGTCTTCGCTGCCTGCGATGCAATGGCGCTGGGCGCGCTGGAAGCCTTTGCCGCCGCTGATATTGCGATACCGCAAAGCATGGGTGTGATGGGCTTTGACGATCTGGTCGCAGGCCGGTTCAGCCGTCCACCTTTGACCACCATTGCCCCCGATCCGGCGGAGGCCGGCGTGGCGCTGGTCGAAGCGGTGCTCGACGAAGGCGAAGCCGCCCGCCGCCGCGTCCCGGTCAAGCTGGTCGCGCGGGGGAGCACGCTGCGCTAA
- a CDS encoding sugar MFS transporter, producing the protein MAMAPGVGAATAVGDGASDAPQVDAPGLNYFVFALFFIFGGITSLNDVIIPKLKELFTLNFFEASLVQFCFFIAYAVVGIPGARLVKKLGYMRGAVAGLVTMMAGCLLFIPASQTALFPMFLFAYFILATGVVLVQIVANPLISLLGPERTTHSRLTFAQAFNSLGTTLFPLVGAGIILGSIANVTAADLSGEALQTYRQTESAIITSTYMSLAAALALVAGAVWLFRNRLKGETHEQTSLADGLALLKRPRFGYGAACIFLYVGAEVAIGSFIINYLAQEEILGRPESVIGWMVTLYWLGALIGRFIGSLVLRLVSPGLTLAAVAAGAITLILISANTTGTLAGYSLLAVGLMNAIMFPTIFSLACEKLGPRAADGSGIINVAICGGAIVPVMFGALADATSLAFALVLPAVCYAIIGAFGFYARRPAVDTATFE; encoded by the coding sequence ATGGCAATGGCACCGGGTGTGGGCGCGGCAACCGCCGTGGGGGATGGCGCGAGCGATGCGCCGCAGGTCGATGCACCGGGTCTCAACTATTTCGTCTTTGCGCTGTTTTTCATCTTCGGCGGGATCACCTCCCTCAACGATGTGATCATCCCCAAGCTGAAAGAGCTTTTCACGCTCAACTTCTTTGAAGCGAGCCTGGTGCAGTTCTGCTTCTTCATCGCTTACGCGGTGGTCGGCATCCCCGGCGCGCGGCTGGTCAAGAAGCTGGGCTATATGCGCGGCGCAGTGGCGGGCTTGGTGACGATGATGGCAGGCTGCCTGCTCTTCATCCCGGCGAGCCAGACCGCGCTGTTCCCGATGTTCCTGTTCGCCTATTTCATCCTCGCAACCGGCGTGGTGCTGGTGCAGATCGTCGCGAACCCCCTGATCAGCCTGCTCGGGCCGGAACGCACAACTCACAGCCGCCTTACCTTCGCACAAGCGTTCAATTCGCTGGGGACGACGCTGTTTCCCCTTGTTGGCGCGGGCATTATTCTCGGCAGCATCGCCAATGTCACCGCCGCCGACCTGTCGGGCGAGGCTTTGCAGACCTATCGCCAGACCGAAAGCGCGATCATCACCAGCACATATATGAGCCTCGCTGCGGCGCTCGCGCTGGTGGCGGGAGCCGTATGGCTGTTCCGCAACCGGCTGAAAGGCGAAACGCACGAACAGACCAGCCTTGCGGATGGTCTTGCGCTATTGAAGCGCCCGCGCTTCGGCTACGGCGCAGCGTGCATCTTCCTATATGTAGGCGCGGAAGTCGCGATCGGCAGCTTCATCATCAACTATCTCGCGCAGGAAGAAATCCTTGGCCGGCCGGAAAGCGTGATCGGATGGATGGTGACGTTGTACTGGCTGGGCGCTCTTATCGGACGGTTTATTGGGTCGTTGGTGCTGCGGCTGGTGAGCCCCGGATTGACGCTGGCTGCCGTAGCGGCAGGCGCGATCACGTTGATCCTGATTTCCGCCAACACCACCGGGACACTCGCAGGCTATTCACTGCTTGCGGTGGGCCTGATGAACGCGATCATGTTCCCGACCATTTTCTCTCTTGCGTGTGAAAAGCTTGGGCCGCGTGCGGCGGACGGATCGGGGATCATCAACGTCGCAATTTGCGGCGGGGCGATTGTCCCGGTGATGTTCGGCGCGCTGGCCGATGCCACCAGTCTCGCCTTTGCACTGGTGCTCCCTGCGGTATGCTATGCGATCATCGGCGCCTTCGGTTTCTATGCCCGCAGGCCCGCCGTCGATACCGCAACATTTGAATAA
- the zwf gene encoding glucose-6-phosphate dehydrogenase, whose amino-acid sequence MSFTADRLLLFGATGDLAQRMLLPSLFALDADGLLAPDLKIVGTARSSMTDGEYRNFARAALEKYLPADRRGRMAEFLNRLAYQTLDATTLEGYDALAEKVGTPARGLAIFLSTAPSLFGPTIRGLQSAGLTGENVRMCLEKPLGTDLASSREINDAVAGAFPESRIFRIDHYLGKETVQNLLALRFANIMFEPLWNAAHIEHVQITVAETVGLEGRVAFYDDAGAIRDMVQNHMLQLLALVAMEPPAHFDATAVRDEKVKVLRALRPVSANETVTGQYRAGAITGQAVPGYDEELGKDSDTETFVAIKGHVDNWRWKGVPFYLRTGKRLPKRVTEIVIQFRCVPHSIFAGKGATMQPNRLVIGIQPEENITLSLMAKVPGLDREGIRLRQVPLNIAMPDVFSGAVRRIAYERLLLDLVEGDQTLFVRRDEVEAQWEWVDAIRAGWEAEGLTPKIYTAGSWGPSAAIALAERDGVTWHE is encoded by the coding sequence ATGAGCTTCACCGCTGACCGCCTGCTGCTGTTCGGAGCCACCGGCGATCTTGCCCAGCGTATGCTGTTGCCCAGCCTGTTCGCGCTCGACGCCGATGGGTTGCTCGCGCCCGATCTCAAGATCGTCGGCACGGCCCGCAGCAGCATGACCGATGGCGAGTACCGCAATTTCGCGCGCGCGGCGCTGGAGAAGTATCTCCCGGCTGACAGGCGCGGGCGGATGGCGGAATTCCTCAACCGGCTCGCCTACCAGACGCTGGATGCCACCACGCTTGAAGGTTACGACGCACTGGCCGAAAAGGTCGGCACGCCTGCCCGTGGCCTCGCAATCTTCCTCTCGACCGCGCCGAGCCTGTTCGGCCCCACCATCAGAGGCCTGCAATCGGCGGGGCTGACGGGCGAGAATGTCCGGATGTGCCTCGAAAAGCCGCTCGGCACGGATCTCGCTTCCAGCCGCGAGATCAATGACGCGGTGGCAGGTGCCTTCCCCGAAAGCCGGATTTTCCGGATCGATCACTATCTCGGCAAGGAGACGGTGCAGAACCTGCTGGCGCTGCGCTTCGCCAACATCATGTTCGAGCCCCTGTGGAACGCGGCGCATATCGAGCATGTGCAGATCACGGTCGCCGAGACCGTAGGCCTCGAAGGCCGTGTCGCCTTCTATGATGATGCGGGTGCGATCCGCGATATGGTGCAGAACCATATGCTGCAACTGCTCGCGCTGGTCGCGATGGAGCCGCCTGCGCATTTCGATGCGACCGCCGTGCGGGACGAGAAGGTCAAGGTGCTGCGCGCCTTACGCCCCGTCTCCGCCAACGAGACCGTCACCGGCCAATATCGCGCGGGCGCTATCACGGGACAGGCGGTGCCGGGCTATGACGAGGAACTGGGCAAGGACAGCGACACCGAAACCTTCGTCGCGATCAAGGGCCACGTCGATAACTGGCGCTGGAAGGGCGTGCCCTTCTACCTGCGCACCGGCAAGCGCCTACCCAAGCGTGTGACCGAAATCGTGATCCAGTTCCGCTGCGTCCCGCACTCGATCTTCGCGGGCAAGGGCGCGACGATGCAGCCCAACCGGCTGGTGATCGGCATCCAGCCCGAAGAGAACATCACGCTGTCGCTGATGGCCAAGGTGCCGGGTCTCGACCGCGAAGGCATCCGCCTGCGGCAGGTGCCGCTCAATATCGCCATGCCCGATGTGTTCAGCGGCGCGGTGCGGCGGATCGCCTATGAGCGCCTGCTGCTCGATCTGGTCGAGGGTGATCAGACCCTGTTCGTGCGCCGCGACGAGGTCGAGGCGCAATGGGAATGGGTCGATGCGATCCGCGCCGGGTGGGAAGCGGAAGGCCTCACCCCCAAAATCTATACCGCCGGCAGCTGGGGCCCGAGCGCGGCCATCGCGCTGGCAGAACGCGACGGAGTGACGTGGCATGAGTAA